GAGATCGGAATGATGTTTTGGTTTACCTTCGTGGGAATGGAGTTGTTTTGGACAGCTGGGAAGAAACCACGGTGACTTCTGCCTTATCCAATTACGACAAAGTCGGTAAGTATTTTTAGCGAAGGTTCTAATCCCATTCGATCCCCAATTCCATTTTTTCTAAACACGTTTCCGCCATTCCTTTTAAAACAGCACGTTTCGTTTCCTTTTTATCCATAGATTCAGGACAATTTGTCCCATTCTATCCTAGAATCCCTCCCTTTGTTGAACTTGGTTCAAAAAATTGCAATGGTTCGGAAATAAATTATTTGACACTCGTTCAAAAAGACACCAAAATGTCTCAATTGTTCAAAGTATGTTAAAAATGTTCCGATTGGGAGGAAATATGAACACAAAAAAAGCATTCGTATTGGTGCTAGCTTTGGTGATGGCAGGTTCTTTATCTGCGCAAACACAAAGTGAAATGTTCCAAAAAGTAGGTGTCATCGGGGATTCCTTGAGCCAAGGATTCTTCGGAGTTACAGTTGAGAAAAAAACACAAGATTGGGCATACCCAGTTCTTGTATCCAAACAAGCAGGCGCTTCTGTTTCTTATAATGTTCTGAAAGGACCATTTGTAAACTTAGAAGATGTATTGAAGTGGGATTGTGGAATTTTTTGTATCGCTGAAAGTATCATTGGAGGAAACGGATCAACTGTATCCTTACCAACGCATGCAGGGATTACCGGTGCTGAATATACTACTGTTCTAAGGACTTCCGGAAAATGTGAAGATATCAACGCCACCAAACAAGCTAAAGAATGGTATTGGGCAAAATGGTATTGGTACACTTACCGATGGGTAACTGTTGCTGATTGCCAAGAACCAGATAAGTTCCACCGATTTGGACTAAGAGATGCTGGAACACAAACTCAAGTGATGGAAAAAGTAAAACCAACTTTCCTTTTTGGATCAGCTGGCGCTAACCATGTTCTTTGCACAGCTCTTCATACCTCTACTGATTGTTTAGATGAAACTCGTTTCAAAAGAGACATTCGTGAATTTTTCAGAAGAATGGCTGCGATGGGAAGTTTAAAAGGTGGAGTATTGTTTACGGTTCCAAACGTAACGGCTATTGCATTCCTAGAAAACTACAAAGATCCAAATGGTAGAGCAAATTACTCTGGACTCAAAGCTTTCTTTCGAAATTCTGTTTCCGATCCAAACCAAGTATTGGATGCAACTGAAGTAACAACAATTTCGAATTTCTTAAATATGTTGAATAATGAAATCAAAGCACAAGCTGCCACAATGCGTTTTGCAGTAGCAGACTTACGTGTGATTTTTGATGACCTAAAAGAAAATGGAAGACCAATTCGTAGTGCTTCTGGCTGGTCTCCAGGAAATGCTCGTGCAAATTGGCCACTTCCTAACCAACCAGGTGTTTTTGGTTTAGATGGCGTTCACCCGAACATGTATGGTCATTCACTTTTTGCAAATGAGTTGATTAAAGCCATTAACACTCGTTATGGATACGTAATCCCACAAGTGAGTGAATACACTGCATGGTATTACGATACACTCAACAGAAATCCAGTTGATTTGAAAAAATTCTTAACTGAGAATATTTTTGGTCAGGCAATTTCTTGGGTAGTGTCCATCTTTACATAAGAGGTTAAAACAATGAGTAAACGGTTTATTGGAATCCTTTCAGTTTGTAGTTTTTTCTTAGTTTTGTTTGTTGTTTCCATTTGGAAGTTTTCATCTGAAAAAACAAAACAGACAAATGTTGTGTCAAATTCCGATTTTGGCAGTTCAGAAAAACACGCTAATTCGTTGTTTGATGACCCAGAGTTTGTCGATGCTCCCAATCCAGAAGAATTGGAATTGGCACAAGCTGAAGTTCTTTGGCCGTTTGCTCTTGAAAAAAAACCAAATCGTAAAGAAGAGATCAAAGAGGAATGGAGGGATTTTGCTGCAAAATATCCAAACAATTTCTACATTCCTCGTGAAATTCGCGCACCAATGACGGAAAAACAAGAGAAAGAACAACTTGAAATGTTGGATTCTTTTAATGCAATGGATGCAAGTTTTTCTGCAAGTAGTTCTAAAGAAAAATGGTCTGACAAACCATCTTCTGAGGAACCAAATGCAGCAGAACGACCTGCTCCGAAAACCCAAAAGGCCTACTTTGATTTTAAAATCAATGAATTGGAATCACGTATCCAAATGGTTGAGTATTGGTTGGAGAACAAAAAACCTGATAGTAGTGTGAAGGGATCTGCAGAAAAAGACTTACAAGTTTGGAAAAAAGAACTCGCAACACTTAGAGAAGTAAGAAACCAAGTTCCTAATAGTTAAACTTACTGATACACTTAAAAAAGAAAAGCTTCCTAGGATTAGGAGGCTTTTTGTTTTACATCCCCCATCAAACATTAGAAAATAGATTCATGCACCTTATATACCCAATTTTATTTATCCTTTTTATCAATATTTTTTTCCAAAATTGTTTTTTTGGTCCAGAGAAACCCGAACAAACGGAGGTTTTCACTGTGGAAGAAGAAATTCCAACGGAACAACTCTTACAACAATTACAATCGGGTCCTAACTTTGATAAAGGCCAAGCTGCCATCCAATTGGGAAATCGCGGAGTCACAAAAGCCATTCCTATCCTTCGTAAATTATTAAAAGATAATGATCCTGGCCTTAGAGCAGGGGCAGCAATTGCACTTGGTGATTTAAAGGATAAAGATTCATCTGCAACGATTGCCAATCTTTTATGGTCTGATACAGAAAATCCGAAAGATGTATATTTAGATGCACTGACACGGATGAAAGATACATCGATTGTCAGTCGGATTTATCCGTTGTTAAATGATGACAACGCTACTTTACGATTACAAACTGTAGATGCATTGGTGCAAATTGGGAGTAATTCTGTCGGAACTTCTATTTTGAGTATGGCTCAAAAAAACAAAGATAGAGATAAAGATAAAACATTTGCGATGGCGCTTGGTAAGTTAAAAGTAAAGTCTGCAGAGCAATATTTGATCACTCTCACAAAAATCCAGGATGAATCACCTACACTTGCTGCATCCTACTTAGCTTTAGGAAGGATAAAAGCAAAAAATGCGAACAATGTATTAGTTAGTGCATTGACTTTACCTTACGATAAGGGTAAAGAAAATGCTTCGATGGCACTCATTGAAATTGGGAATCCTTCCGTGATTCCAGATGTCTTTTTAGTTTTAAAAACAGACAATTTAGAATCGAAAATGTATGCAACGGATGTTTTGTGTTCCATTCCTTCAAAAGAAGCAGCAAAACTTGCCTTTAGTCTGCTTGTTTCGAATGATACAAAAAACTGGGGTTATGCGGCAAAAATTGTCGGACGTCAAAAATACAAAGAAGCAAAAAATAGGTTAGAAGAATTACTCCTGAAACCAACGACTCCAGAAAGGGATAATTTTGCAGAAGCACTTGGTTGGATAGGGGATCCAAGTTCCATTCCTATCTTAAGAAAAGTATTACTCTCTGGTGAAAAAGAAGGTCCTTATGGTTCTGCTTGGGCATTAGGAGTAATGGGAGCAAAAGAAGCGGTTCCTGATTTGTTAACAGCTTTAGACAAAGGGGATGCAAAACTGATGGCTTATGCTTTGGAAGCATTAGGATCCATAGCCGATCCCAGTAGTTTGCCAAAACTAAAAATACTTTTATCAAATCGTCCCAAAATGGCG
The sequence above is a segment of the Leptospira sp. WS39.C2 genome. Coding sequences within it:
- a CDS encoding SGNH/GDSL hydrolase family protein, which gives rise to MNTKKAFVLVLALVMAGSLSAQTQSEMFQKVGVIGDSLSQGFFGVTVEKKTQDWAYPVLVSKQAGASVSYNVLKGPFVNLEDVLKWDCGIFCIAESIIGGNGSTVSLPTHAGITGAEYTTVLRTSGKCEDINATKQAKEWYWAKWYWYTYRWVTVADCQEPDKFHRFGLRDAGTQTQVMEKVKPTFLFGSAGANHVLCTALHTSTDCLDETRFKRDIREFFRRMAAMGSLKGGVLFTVPNVTAIAFLENYKDPNGRANYSGLKAFFRNSVSDPNQVLDATEVTTISNFLNMLNNEIKAQAATMRFAVADLRVIFDDLKENGRPIRSASGWSPGNARANWPLPNQPGVFGLDGVHPNMYGHSLFANELIKAINTRYGYVIPQVSEYTAWYYDTLNRNPVDLKKFLTENIFGQAISWVVSIFT
- a CDS encoding HEAT repeat domain-containing protein, with translation MHLIYPILFILFINIFFQNCFFGPEKPEQTEVFTVEEEIPTEQLLQQLQSGPNFDKGQAAIQLGNRGVTKAIPILRKLLKDNDPGLRAGAAIALGDLKDKDSSATIANLLWSDTENPKDVYLDALTRMKDTSIVSRIYPLLNDDNATLRLQTVDALVQIGSNSVGTSILSMAQKNKDRDKDKTFAMALGKLKVKSAEQYLITLTKIQDESPTLAASYLALGRIKAKNANNVLVSALTLPYDKGKENASMALIEIGNPSVIPDVFLVLKTDNLESKMYATDVLCSIPSKEAAKLAFSLLVSNDTKNWGYAAKIVGRQKYKEAKNRLEELLLKPTTPERDNFAEALGWIGDPSSIPILRKVLLSGEKEGPYGSAWALGVMGAKEAVPDLLTALDKGDAKLMAYALEALGSIADPSSLPKLKILLSNRPKMAPQILSTVALIPSEEARFLLEEAIREKNADVYRPAMEEIAKRKDKKSIPVLIEFANGEDAEKRKLSYYALTAITGQKFRTAKEWNLWVKTNP